Proteins from a single region of Polynucleobacter sp. KF022:
- a CDS encoding ATP phosphoribosyltransferase regulatory subunit gives MNRWLLPEDIADVLPAEARKVESLRRAVLDLYQSYGYELVAPPILEFLDSLLTGTGSDLNLQTFKLVDQLSGRTLGLRADMTPQVARIDAHLLNRAGVTRLCYAGSVAHARTPVGSSAREELQLGAEIYGCATWEADLEAITLLLKTLDIAGVKKVYLDLSHAGILAGILDGQNLDKSTVEALYGLLQSKDRPRLSQWATCLPANVAKALVALTELNGPCADVLAKAKKDLPKHVAIDQALADLERLVAAAAKLSSNLELSIDLADLRGYQYHSGVMFAAYVDQLPQPIARGGRYDHVGQAFGRPRPATGFSLDLLTLASLSPFSARKMAIIAPWIEDAELTKAVADLRGKGEVVIQVPAGTSLEAAEYECDRELVKQASSWEVKKK, from the coding sequence ATGAATCGCTGGTTACTTCCTGAAGATATTGCAGATGTATTGCCCGCTGAGGCTCGCAAGGTCGAGTCTTTGCGTCGTGCTGTCTTGGATTTATATCAGTCCTATGGTTATGAGCTAGTTGCCCCTCCAATCCTGGAGTTCTTAGATTCTTTATTGACTGGTACTGGCTCAGATCTCAATCTTCAGACCTTTAAATTGGTAGATCAATTGTCAGGGCGTACCTTGGGTTTGCGCGCTGACATGACGCCACAAGTTGCTCGTATTGATGCGCACCTTTTAAATCGTGCTGGGGTCACTCGCCTTTGTTACGCAGGCTCTGTTGCTCATGCACGTACGCCTGTAGGTAGCTCTGCTCGCGAAGAATTACAACTGGGTGCTGAGATTTATGGCTGTGCCACTTGGGAAGCTGATCTAGAAGCGATTACCTTGTTGCTAAAAACACTTGATATTGCTGGCGTCAAGAAGGTTTATCTTGATTTGTCTCATGCCGGTATTTTGGCTGGCATCTTGGATGGCCAGAACTTAGATAAATCAACGGTAGAAGCTTTGTATGGCTTATTGCAAAGCAAAGATCGTCCACGTTTAAGTCAATGGGCGACTTGCTTGCCAGCAAATGTGGCAAAAGCGCTTGTAGCATTGACAGAATTGAATGGCCCTTGTGCTGATGTATTGGCTAAAGCTAAAAAAGATTTGCCTAAGCATGTTGCTATTGATCAGGCATTGGCAGATCTTGAGCGCTTGGTTGCTGCTGCAGCAAAACTGTCGAGCAACTTAGAGCTCAGTATTGATTTGGCTGATTTGCGTGGTTATCAATACCACAGCGGTGTGATGTTTGCCGCCTATGTTGATCAATTGCCGCAACCCATTGCAAGAGGTGGTCGCTATGACCATGTTGGTCAGGCATTTGGTCGACCACGTCCTGCCACTGGTTTTTCTTTGGATCTGCTAACGCTGGCAAGTTTGTCGCCATTTAGTGCGCGCAAGATGGCCATTATTGCCCCTTGGATCGAGGATGCAGAATTAACTAAGGCAGTCGCCGATCTCAGAGGCAAAGGTGAGGTGGTGATACAAGTGCCTGCGGGCACCAGCCTAGAGGCTGCCGAATACGAATGTGACCGAGAGCTTGTCAAGCAAGCTAGCTCTTGGGAAGTAAAAAAGAAGTAA
- the hflK gene encoding FtsH protease activity modulator HflK — protein MMRKFLDLFSVNDPGWGNSLNSGGSKDAKDGQGSDQAPKADPDTNKPVETQPNNRPAKPDGPPDLDELWRDFNDRIAGIFGGKKSPGATNRPANKPSNTDIPPPSQRGGGGGGNGGMSAPNFNFSNPFGSKASILIAGAVVFFMWVCSGFFIIQEGQAGVILTFGKYDYTARPGINWRMPWPIQSEETVNLSGVRSVEVGRPVLIKATNQKDSSMLTEDENIIDVRFAVQYRLKDPTDYLFNNRDPDAAVVQAAETAVREIVARSKMDTVLYEGREKIGIDLANSIQKILDSYKTGIYVTSVTVQNVQPPEQVQAAFDDAVKAGQDQERLKSEGQAYANDIIPRAKGTAARLIQEAEGYKARVVATAEGDATRFKQVLVEYSKAPQVTRDRMYIDSMREMYNNVTKILVDTTKSNSLLYLPLDKIVAQVSAESAQAATSQVNQSGSNTPTGSVTVGGATGANTVAPVSPSSGSADKRDGLRSRDREAR, from the coding sequence ATGATGCGTAAATTTCTAGATCTGTTTTCGGTCAATGATCCAGGTTGGGGCAATAGCCTCAATTCCGGCGGATCTAAAGATGCCAAAGATGGGCAGGGAAGTGATCAAGCTCCTAAAGCTGACCCCGATACAAATAAACCAGTAGAGACTCAGCCAAATAATCGACCCGCTAAACCAGACGGCCCTCCGGATTTGGATGAGTTGTGGCGTGACTTCAATGACAGAATTGCTGGCATCTTTGGCGGCAAGAAATCTCCTGGCGCAACAAATAGACCGGCTAATAAACCAAGTAACACTGATATTCCTCCGCCTTCTCAAAGAGGTGGCGGTGGGGGTGGCAACGGCGGGATGAGTGCTCCCAACTTCAACTTCAGCAATCCGTTTGGATCTAAAGCAAGCATCTTAATCGCAGGCGCAGTTGTTTTCTTTATGTGGGTATGTAGCGGTTTCTTCATTATTCAAGAGGGGCAGGCTGGCGTTATTCTGACTTTCGGTAAATACGACTACACAGCAAGGCCTGGTATCAACTGGCGCATGCCTTGGCCAATTCAGTCTGAAGAAACAGTCAACTTATCAGGCGTTCGCTCTGTGGAAGTGGGGCGCCCTGTTTTAATCAAGGCAACCAATCAAAAAGATTCCTCCATGCTCACCGAGGATGAAAATATTATTGACGTACGCTTTGCTGTGCAATATCGCCTTAAAGACCCTACGGACTATTTATTCAACAATCGCGATCCTGATGCTGCAGTAGTGCAAGCTGCTGAAACTGCCGTCCGTGAAATCGTCGCGCGTAGCAAGATGGATACCGTGTTGTACGAAGGTCGCGAAAAGATCGGCATTGATTTGGCAAATTCTATTCAGAAGATTTTGGATAGCTATAAGACAGGTATTTATGTCACTAGTGTCACTGTCCAAAATGTTCAGCCTCCAGAGCAAGTTCAGGCTGCCTTTGATGATGCAGTGAAGGCCGGTCAGGACCAAGAGCGCTTAAAGAGTGAAGGTCAGGCATACGCAAATGACATTATTCCAAGAGCCAAAGGTACTGCTGCCCGCTTGATTCAGGAAGCTGAAGGCTATAAAGCTCGTGTAGTGGCTACCGCAGAGGGCGATGCCACACGCTTTAAGCAAGTATTAGTTGAATATTCCAAGGCGCCTCAGGTGACTCGTGACCGCATGTATATCGATAGCATGCGTGAGATGTATAACAACGTTACTAAGATTTTGGTTGATACCACCAAGAGCAATAGTCTTTTATATCTCCCGCTCGATAAGATCGTTGCACAGGTAAGCGCTGAAAGTGCTCAAGCTGCAACTTCGCAAGTAAATCAGTCTGGATCCAATACCCCAACGGGAAGCGTCACAGTAGGCGGTGCCACTGGCGCCAATACTGTTGCTCCAGTATCTCCAAGTAGTGGTTCTGCAGACAAACGTGATGGTCTCCGTAGTCGCGATAGGGAGGCAAGATAA
- a CDS encoding MFS transporter yields the protein MNIAVHTTEAKKRERFFLFSLAGIQFTHILDFMIMMPLGPEFIRELNINTHQFGLLLSSYTFAAAAAGIFATYYVDRFERRQLLLSLYALFIIATFACGLAPNYEALFIARAFAGAFGGILGSLVQTIVADSIPFERRGKALGTVMAAFSVSTVAGVPLGLFLANHIPSLGWRAPFFFIALISALILYLGYRNIPKIAGHLDHIHEGSRLSQIMKILTAPQNIKAFVFMALIMITGFSVIPYIALYLTSNVGISNSYISLIYLCGGIATLMSSRFIGHMADKYGKVAVFRVLAIISLIPLLVTTNLPVTPLWIVLINSTAFFILVSGRMIPAMAMVSQVVESKIRGTFMSLVGSVQMLSSGIASVLAGWIVTIGPDGMMQHYNLVGYGAAICGLLTFWLVGYIHSDTKKA from the coding sequence TTGAATATCGCCGTCCATACCACTGAAGCCAAGAAGCGAGAACGCTTCTTTTTGTTTTCATTGGCAGGCATTCAGTTCACCCATATCCTGGACTTCATGATCATGATGCCATTGGGCCCTGAGTTTATTCGGGAGCTTAATATCAATACGCATCAATTTGGCTTATTGCTTTCTTCCTATACTTTTGCAGCAGCAGCAGCGGGTATCTTTGCTACCTACTATGTAGATCGATTTGAGCGTAGACAGCTCTTATTAAGCCTGTATGCCCTTTTTATTATTGCTACTTTTGCTTGTGGTCTAGCGCCCAACTACGAAGCACTTTTTATTGCTAGGGCATTTGCCGGTGCTTTCGGGGGCATCCTAGGATCCTTGGTCCAAACTATCGTGGCTGACTCCATACCGTTCGAGCGCAGAGGGAAGGCATTGGGAACAGTGATGGCGGCATTTTCGGTATCAACCGTAGCCGGAGTTCCGCTGGGATTATTTCTTGCAAACCACATACCAAGTTTAGGTTGGCGTGCGCCGTTTTTCTTTATTGCATTGATCTCCGCTCTCATTCTTTATCTGGGATATCGAAACATTCCGAAGATTGCAGGGCACTTAGATCACATCCATGAGGGTAGTCGACTAAGTCAAATCATGAAGATTTTGACTGCACCTCAAAATATCAAAGCTTTCGTATTTATGGCGCTCATTATGATTACCGGCTTCTCAGTGATTCCATATATTGCGCTGTATTTAACATCTAATGTGGGCATTAGTAACTCTTATATTTCATTGATCTACTTGTGTGGCGGCATCGCTACTCTGATGAGCTCTCGTTTTATTGGGCACATGGCCGATAAGTATGGGAAGGTGGCTGTATTTCGAGTGCTGGCCATTATTAGTTTGATACCGCTTCTTGTGACAACGAACTTGCCGGTTACGCCTTTATGGATCGTACTGATTAATTCAACTGCATTCTTCATCTTGGTATCTGGCCGCATGATCCCTGCAATGGCCATGGTTAGCCAGGTAGTTGAAAGCAAGATTCGTGGCACCTTTATGAGTTTGGTCGGTTCAGTGCAAATGCTGTCTTCAGGTATAGCCTCGGTTCTGGCTGGCTGGATAGTCACTATTGGCCCGGATGGCATGATGCAGCACTACAACTTGGTGGGCTATGGCGCGGCAATTTGTGGGTTGCTTACATTTTGGCTGGTAGGATATATTCATTCTGATACGAAAAAAGCATAA
- a CDS encoding DUF4239 domain-containing protein: protein MKQRVREDKFFNWIYTKSNIQILLILVLFFVTMLDILPRLLQCIPIFAPTQDSTRLGLGLFGSIITLSGLLIGFLLNQAQTNFREVQTLVSQEAGRINNLDRLLTRFGDPAIAPIRAELFAYMNSIVHDEWPLLQKGEGSPKTHMLWRSISRNLMAIEPHTNRQTAMYTDIIKKSEEVAESREARIERSSIRLPGLFWVVILICMFALMGTNTLFLPSDSFFFGLKILPVTLGALISLLVITDQPFKGQNSVQPDAFYKIIESIKTRKE from the coding sequence ATGAAACAGCGAGTTCGTGAAGATAAGTTTTTCAATTGGATTTATACAAAAAGTAATATCCAAATATTATTAATACTGGTCCTCTTTTTTGTGACCATGTTGGATATATTGCCGCGCCTATTGCAATGCATCCCTATTTTTGCTCCAACTCAAGACAGCACCCGATTGGGCTTGGGTTTATTTGGATCGATCATTACCTTAAGTGGTTTGTTAATTGGTTTTTTGCTCAATCAAGCGCAAACCAATTTTCGTGAGGTCCAAACTTTAGTTTCACAGGAAGCGGGGCGTATTAATAACTTAGATCGTTTACTGACCCGTTTTGGCGATCCAGCCATTGCGCCTATTCGTGCTGAGCTATTTGCGTATATGAATTCGATTGTTCATGATGAATGGCCTTTGCTACAAAAGGGCGAAGGCAGCCCTAAGACACACATGCTTTGGCGCAGTATTTCTCGTAATCTGATGGCGATTGAGCCGCACACCAATCGGCAAACGGCCATGTATACCGACATCATTAAGAAATCAGAAGAGGTGGCCGAGAGCAGAGAAGCCCGTATTGAGCGTTCAAGTATTCGCTTGCCTGGTTTGTTTTGGGTGGTTATTCTGATTTGTATGTTCGCCCTCATGGGGACTAACACTTTATTTCTGCCATCAGATTCTTTTTTCTTTGGCCTCAAGATTTTGCCGGTAACTTTAGGGGCCTTAATCTCGCTCTTGGTGATAACAGATCAGCCATTTAAAGGGCAAAACTCAGTTCAACCTGATGCCTTCTATAAAATTATTGAATCCATTAAAACTCGTAAAGAGTAA
- a CDS encoding malate synthase G produces MTARTTCNSLQVATPLYRFIEDKVLPGTGIKSADFWKGFDEIVKDLTPKNEALLAKRDRIQADLDKWHQANPGPITDMPAYRKFLKEIDYLVDVPGKITATTKNVDDELALQAGPQLVVPVLNARYALNAANARWGSLYDALYGTDVLSEEDGATKTGAYNPIRGAKVVAYARNFLDQAAPLVKGSHRDSVAYTVDGNKLAVKLKDGTTTGLVDEKQFVGYQGEASAPSSILLRNNGIHIDIEINKSKTIGASDPAGINDVVLEAALSTILDLEDSIAAVDGDDKVVAYENWLGILKGTLVEEVKKGDKTITRALNPDRKYKAGIGAVDAKDGIVTLHGRSLLFLRNVGHLMTNPAIITGEGKEIYEGILDAVVTVLIALYDINRPASQAIGNTRKGSVYIVKPKMHSPEEVAFAGELFGRVEKLLGLPADTVKLGIMDEERRMSANIKAAIAAAGARVAFINTGFLDRTGDEMHTAMYAGPMMRKGDMKTSKWLSAYERRNVFAGLDCGLRGRAQIGKGMWAMPDMMKAMVEQKIVHPKAGANTAWVPSPTAATLHALHYHQVNVAELQKEMEKLDTQAEAEALINDLLTIPVVEKANWSKEEIQQELDNNCQGILGYVVRWIDQGVGCSKVPDIHNVGLMEDRATLRISSQHIANWLLNGIVTADQVNETLQRMAKVVDGQNADDPLYKPMMPNYKDSYAYKAASDLIFKGLEQPNGYTEPLLHAWRLEVKKANA; encoded by the coding sequence ATGACTGCGCGTACTACCTGTAATAGCCTTCAAGTGGCAACCCCTTTATACCGATTTATTGAAGACAAAGTACTTCCTGGTACTGGTATTAAGAGTGCTGATTTTTGGAAGGGCTTTGATGAGATCGTTAAAGATCTCACGCCAAAAAATGAGGCTTTACTTGCCAAGCGTGATCGCATTCAGGCAGATTTAGATAAATGGCACCAAGCCAATCCAGGCCCAATCACCGATATGCCTGCATACCGCAAGTTCCTGAAGGAGATTGATTACTTAGTTGATGTACCAGGAAAAATTACTGCAACTACTAAGAACGTGGATGATGAGTTGGCTCTTCAGGCTGGTCCTCAGCTGGTAGTTCCAGTTCTCAATGCGCGTTATGCGTTAAATGCTGCTAATGCACGTTGGGGCTCCCTGTATGACGCTCTTTATGGCACGGACGTTCTCTCTGAAGAAGACGGCGCCACCAAGACTGGTGCTTACAATCCAATTCGTGGCGCTAAGGTAGTTGCTTATGCACGTAACTTCTTGGATCAAGCTGCACCATTGGTCAAAGGCTCGCACCGCGACTCTGTTGCCTACACAGTTGATGGCAATAAGTTGGCTGTCAAATTAAAGGATGGCACAACAACTGGTTTAGTTGACGAGAAGCAATTTGTTGGTTATCAAGGCGAGGCTTCAGCACCAAGTTCAATCCTCTTGCGTAATAACGGCATTCATATTGATATCGAAATCAATAAGAGCAAAACGATTGGCGCAAGTGACCCTGCAGGCATCAACGATGTTGTACTGGAAGCAGCGCTATCCACTATTTTGGATTTGGAAGACTCTATTGCTGCAGTAGATGGCGATGACAAAGTGGTTGCCTATGAAAACTGGTTAGGCATCCTCAAAGGAACTTTGGTTGAGGAAGTGAAGAAGGGTGATAAGACGATTACTCGTGCACTCAACCCTGACCGTAAATACAAGGCTGGCATTGGTGCTGTTGATGCCAAAGATGGCATCGTTACATTGCATGGCCGTTCACTCTTATTCCTCCGTAACGTTGGGCACTTAATGACTAACCCAGCCATTATTACTGGCGAAGGCAAAGAGATTTACGAGGGTATCTTAGATGCAGTGGTGACTGTATTGATCGCTTTATATGACATTAATCGGCCAGCAAGCCAAGCAATTGGTAATACTCGCAAAGGTTCTGTTTATATCGTGAAGCCAAAAATGCATAGCCCAGAAGAAGTGGCTTTTGCAGGCGAACTCTTTGGACGTGTTGAAAAGCTGCTTGGCTTACCAGCGGACACAGTCAAGTTAGGCATCATGGACGAAGAGCGTCGCATGAGTGCAAACATCAAGGCGGCGATTGCTGCAGCTGGTGCGCGCGTTGCCTTTATTAATACCGGTTTCTTAGATCGCACTGGTGATGAAATGCACACAGCGATGTACGCAGGTCCAATGATGCGCAAAGGCGATATGAAAACCAGCAAGTGGTTGTCTGCTTATGAGCGTCGTAACGTATTTGCTGGCTTGGATTGTGGCTTACGTGGTCGTGCTCAAATCGGTAAGGGTATGTGGGCAATGCCAGACATGATGAAAGCTATGGTTGAGCAGAAGATTGTTCATCCAAAAGCAGGAGCAAATACTGCTTGGGTTCCATCTCCAACAGCTGCTACCTTGCATGCACTTCATTACCATCAAGTTAACGTAGCTGAGCTCCAAAAAGAAATGGAAAAGCTCGATACTCAAGCAGAAGCAGAAGCCCTAATCAACGATTTGTTGACTATTCCAGTGGTTGAAAAAGCAAACTGGTCTAAAGAAGAAATTCAGCAAGAATTAGACAATAACTGCCAAGGAATCTTGGGCTATGTGGTTCGTTGGATTGATCAAGGCGTAGGTTGCTCTAAGGTGCCGGATATTCATAACGTCGGTTTGATGGAAGATCGTGCTACTTTGCGTATTTCTAGCCAGCATATTGCTAACTGGTTACTGAACGGCATTGTGACTGCTGACCAAGTGAATGAAACTTTGCAGCGTATGGCTAAAGTGGTAGATGGCCAAAACGCTGACGATCCTTTGTATAAGCCAATGATGCCAAACTACAAAGATTCTTATGCTTATAAGGCAGCTAGTGATTTGATTTTCAAAGGTCTTGAGCAGCCTAATGGCTACACTGAGCCTTTGTTGCATGCATGGCGTTTGGAAGTCAAAAAAGCGAACGCTTAA
- a CDS encoding dienelactone hydrolase family protein has protein sequence MIEFKRPDGQTVKGYLAEPVDKSNAPGVVVIQEWWGLDDEVKAVADRLANAGYRALVPDLYRGKLAIEANEAEHLMGDLNFGDAAGQDIRGAVQYLKATGSGKVAVTGFCMGGALTILAACNVPELDGSIVWYGNPPLEYVDAKAITKPMLGHWAMHDEFFPIAGVDQLEEKLKQAGVNYEFHRYDTKHAFANPKSDTRGLAPLKYSEEAAQLAWDRTFTFLKKYINN, from the coding sequence ATGATTGAATTTAAAAGACCTGATGGACAAACTGTAAAAGGCTACCTTGCTGAGCCAGTCGATAAATCCAATGCTCCTGGAGTTGTTGTCATTCAGGAGTGGTGGGGTCTTGATGATGAGGTCAAGGCGGTAGCTGATCGCCTTGCAAATGCTGGATATAGAGCATTGGTGCCCGATCTCTATCGCGGTAAATTAGCGATTGAAGCAAATGAGGCAGAGCATCTGATGGGTGATCTTAATTTTGGTGATGCTGCTGGGCAAGATATTCGCGGTGCTGTTCAATACTTAAAAGCTACTGGTAGCGGGAAAGTTGCAGTAACGGGTTTTTGTATGGGCGGCGCATTAACCATCTTGGCCGCCTGTAATGTACCGGAGCTGGATGGCTCGATAGTTTGGTACGGAAACCCTCCTTTAGAGTACGTTGATGCAAAAGCGATTACAAAGCCGATGTTAGGGCACTGGGCTATGCATGATGAGTTTTTCCCAATCGCTGGAGTCGATCAACTTGAAGAGAAGTTAAAGCAGGCAGGCGTGAACTATGAGTTTCATCGCTATGACACTAAGCATGCCTTTGCCAATCCTAAATCGGATACACGTGGTCTAGCGCCTCTGAAGTACAGCGAGGAAGCTGCCCAGTTGGCCTGGGATCGTACATTTACTTTCTTAAAAAAATATATTAATAACTAG
- a CDS encoding adenylosuccinate synthase — protein MSSKQQAKGRNVVVIGTQWGDEGKGKVVDWLTDHAQAVVRFQGGHNAGHTLIVGDKKTILRLIPSGIMHKTVICYIGNGVVLSPEALFKEIGELEAAGLDVQSRLKISEATTLILPYHVAIDHAREKKRGEAKIGTTGRGIGPAYEDKVARRALRVQDLFYPEKFAEQLRENLEYHNFMLTNYYGAEPVNYEKILAEAMSYAERIKPMVVDVSSALYAAEQAGQNLLFEGAQGTLLDIDHGTYPYVTSSNCVAGNAAAGSGVGPDSLQYILGITKAYCTRVGAGPFPSELYDHDNPAKQDPIGIRLAEVGKEFGSVTGRPRRTGWLDAAALKRSIQINGLSGLCITKLDVLDGLETIRLCVGYTLDGKKLDVLPRGAEAVARCEPIYEDFPGWKGTTFGIREWSKLPVEAQNFLRRIEEVAGKPIAMVSTGPERDETILLQHPFQD, from the coding sequence ATGTCTTCAAAGCAGCAAGCTAAAGGTCGTAACGTAGTTGTCATTGGCACCCAGTGGGGTGATGAAGGCAAAGGTAAGGTGGTAGATTGGTTAACTGATCATGCTCAAGCAGTTGTTCGCTTTCAGGGTGGACACAATGCTGGTCACACACTCATTGTTGGTGATAAGAAAACCATTCTGCGTTTGATTCCATCCGGCATCATGCATAAGACTGTTATTTGCTATATCGGCAATGGCGTTGTCCTTTCTCCGGAAGCGCTCTTTAAAGAGATTGGTGAACTAGAGGCTGCAGGCTTAGACGTTCAGTCTCGCCTGAAGATTTCTGAAGCGACTACATTGATTCTTCCATACCACGTGGCAATCGACCATGCTCGCGAGAAGAAGCGTGGCGAAGCCAAGATTGGCACTACTGGACGCGGTATTGGTCCAGCTTACGAAGATAAAGTGGCGCGTCGTGCACTGCGCGTGCAAGATCTGTTCTACCCAGAAAAATTTGCCGAGCAGTTACGTGAAAACTTGGAATATCACAATTTCATGCTGACGAATTACTACGGCGCAGAGCCGGTCAATTATGAAAAGATATTAGCAGAAGCGATGTCTTACGCTGAACGCATCAAGCCTATGGTGGTAGATGTCTCCAGCGCTTTGTATGCTGCTGAACAAGCTGGCCAAAATCTGTTGTTTGAGGGTGCACAGGGTACTTTGCTCGACATCGATCACGGTACTTATCCTTATGTCACTTCAAGTAACTGTGTAGCAGGTAATGCTGCTGCGGGTTCAGGTGTTGGACCAGATTCATTGCAATATATCTTGGGCATTACCAAAGCCTATTGCACACGCGTTGGTGCGGGCCCATTCCCAAGCGAACTCTATGACCATGACAATCCTGCGAAGCAAGATCCAATCGGTATTCGTTTGGCTGAGGTAGGTAAAGAATTTGGTTCTGTCACTGGCCGTCCACGCCGTACTGGTTGGTTAGACGCTGCTGCATTGAAGCGTTCCATTCAGATCAACGGCTTATCTGGACTTTGCATCACTAAACTAGATGTTCTAGATGGCTTAGAAACTATTCGTTTATGTGTGGGCTACACCTTAGACGGCAAAAAATTGGATGTATTGCCACGTGGCGCCGAAGCTGTCGCTCGCTGTGAGCCAATTTATGAAGACTTCCCGGGTTGGAAGGGCACAACCTTTGGAATTCGTGAGTGGAGCAAGCTACCGGTTGAGGCACAAAACTTCCTGCGACGTATTGAGGAAGTTGCTGGCAAGCCGATCGCTATGGTTTCTACTGGACCAGAGCGTGATGAAACCATTCTCCTCCAACATCCTTTTCAGGATTGA
- the hflC gene encoding protease modulator HflC: MNANRLIAAGIGFVALIYVLSSSIFVVDQRKFAVVFSFGQIVRVIENPGIQVKLPAPFESVRFFDRRILTIDNPEAERFITAEKKNLLVDSYVKWRIVDPRKFFISFKGDERLAQDRLTQLVRSALNEEFTKRTVRELISDQREEVMQGIRKKVADDASDIGVEIVDVRLKRVDLLAEISDSVYRRMEAERKRVANELRSTGAAESDKIRANAERQRDTILAEAYRDAQKIKGAGDAKATALYAEAFGRDPQFAQFYQSLEAYRSSFKDKKDVMVVEPSGEFFKFLHKK; the protein is encoded by the coding sequence ATGAATGCAAATCGTTTAATCGCTGCTGGTATTGGTTTTGTTGCGCTGATCTATGTGCTGTCCTCTAGCATCTTTGTAGTGGATCAACGCAAGTTCGCGGTGGTATTTTCTTTCGGACAAATTGTTCGTGTGATTGAAAACCCTGGTATTCAAGTAAAGCTACCAGCTCCATTTGAGAGTGTCCGCTTCTTTGATCGTCGTATTTTGACAATCGATAATCCTGAAGCAGAACGTTTTATTACCGCTGAGAAGAAAAACCTATTGGTTGATTCTTATGTGAAATGGCGCATTGTCGATCCACGTAAGTTCTTTATTAGCTTTAAAGGTGACGAGCGTTTAGCGCAGGATCGATTGACTCAATTGGTTCGTTCAGCACTCAATGAAGAGTTCACCAAGCGTACTGTTCGTGAGTTAATTTCTGATCAGCGTGAAGAGGTAATGCAGGGCATCCGTAAGAAAGTCGCTGATGATGCATCGGATATCGGCGTAGAGATTGTTGACGTTCGCTTAAAGCGCGTTGATTTGTTGGCTGAAATTAGTGATTCTGTTTATCGTCGTATGGAAGCAGAGCGTAAGCGTGTTGCTAACGAGTTACGATCTACTGGTGCTGCAGAGTCTGACAAAATTCGTGCAAATGCCGAACGTCAACGTGACACTATTTTGGCTGAAGCCTATCGTGATGCACAAAAAATTAAGGGAGCAGGTGACGCTAAAGCTACTGCACTTTATGCAGAGGCATTTGGGCGCGATCCTCAGTTTGCTCAGTTCTATCAAAGCCTTGAGGCCTATAGAAGCTCCTTTAAGGATAAGAAGGACGTGATGGTGGTTGAGCCAAGTGGTGAGTTCTTCAAGTTCCTGCACAAAAAATAA